Below is a window of Dictyostelium discoideum AX4 chromosome 1 chromosome, whole genome shotgun sequence DNA.
tatatttgttgGTATACAATGTattgtattaatttttttttttttttttttttttttttttttttttttttttttttttttttttttttataatagattcaatttcatcaatttcaaactCCACTGGTATCTCTAAACATAGTTTAATTGGAAATTTtgaaagtaataatagtagaaGTGGTGGTAACAGTATTTCATGGTTAGGTGGATTTGATGgctgtggtggttgtggtggttgtggtggttgtggtggttgtggttgtggtagttcaaatttaaatattatcaatgttgatattgatattggtCGTCGTCGTCGTCGTAGATGTTGTTAATGTTATAGAACATCaatgatattatttaaattttaaataaaataataacttttataacacttaatatttttttttttttttttttttttattattttatataaaataatggtATAcgaaagtttaaaaaaaaaaattattatttttctagttctaaaatttaaatgaattcattgcttattttatattatttttttattttatttttattttttaaaatatgattttctttttatttatgtgGTATCACACTggccatttttaaaattattttttttttttcattttatttccAAATCACCACACTGGCACaaccaaaattttttattgtggtgaaaaaaaaaatattaaaaaaattaagaaaaaaaaaaaaaatcttttttatttttttattttttttttttttttatttttttatttttatttttttttctgaagAAATAAAGAAGAAAGAAAGAGACAGTAAAAGGTAATGAcaattctctttttttattattgttatttatttcaattttatctttgtttttaatttttattcagttttttttttttaattttatttttaaatttaatttttaaattttcatttatttatttttttatttatttatttttttatttttttcaattttggtgtgtttgtgtttttttaaagatattattttgaaacgAAAGCAGTGATtgcactttttttttttttttttttttttttttctattttattttttaagccgttgataacttttttttttttttttctattttattttttattttataactttttttttttctttttaatttttctaaatttttttttaatttttatttttattatttttattttcattatttttatttttattatttttatttttaaaacttgtaATAACCTcacaataaaaaacaaaaaatatttatttttataaattttatttttgcaGCTCATAAACAGATATTTATtgtaaaattagaaaaaaaaaaaaaacatccaaattttaaaaaaaaaaaaaaaaaaaatttggtgagaaaaaaaaaaaaaaaaacagttcaTACCGTTCATCTTAAGCTTATTGTAATATTAgtactataataataataataatataacaaaATGAATCAAGATCAAATTGAAGCTTTAGAGAAAGCAATGAATCatttttggaattttaatctttctggtaaatataaaaatttaaaatatatatatatatatatttttcttaaaattaaatcccATActaataaaagttttttttttttttttttttttttctttttttttttttatacccatattaattttttattttattttttattttttttaattttttatttttttaaaattaaatagaaagtgaaaatattttattgccacatatttcaaaatatccattattttcattattatattc
It encodes the following:
- a CDS encoding hssA/2C/7E family protein — protein: MTLFNSISSISNSTGISKHSLIGNFESNNSRSGGNSISWLGGFDGCGGCGGCGGCGGCGCGSSNLNIINVDIDIGRRRRRRCC